The Prionailurus viverrinus isolate Anna chromosome B4, UM_Priviv_1.0, whole genome shotgun sequence genome has a window encoding:
- the RAP1B gene encoding ras-related protein Rap-1b → MREYKLVVLGSGGVGKSALTVQFVQGIFVEKYDPTIEDSYRKQVEVDAQQCMLEILDTAGTEQFTAMRDLYMKNGQGFALVYSITAQSTFNDLQDLREQILRVKDTDDVPMILVGNKCDLEDERVVGKEQGQNLARQWNNCAFLESSAKSKINVNEIFYDLVRQINRKTPVPGKTRKKSTCQLL, encoded by the exons ATGCGTGAGTATAAGCTAGTTGTTCTTGGCTCAGGAGGCGTTGGAAAATCTGCTCTG actgTACAGTTTGTTCAAggaatttttgttgaaaaatatgaTCCTACGATAGAAGATTCTTATAGAAAG CAAGTTGAAGTAGATGCACAACAGTGTATGCTTGAAATCTTGGATACTGCAGGAACG GAACAATTTACCGCAATGAGGGATTTATACATGAAAAACGGACAAGGCTTTGCATTAGTTTATTCCATCACAGCACAGTCCACATTTAATGATTTACAAGATCTGAGAGAGCAAATTCTTCGAGTTAAAGACACTGATGAT gtTCCAATGATTCTGGTTGGTAATAAGTGTGACTTGGAAGATGAAAGAGTTGTAGGAAAGGAACAAGGTCAAAATCTAGCAAGACAATGGAACAATTGTGCATTCTTAGAATCCTCcgcaaaatcaaaaataaatgttaatgag ATCTTTTATGACCTAGTGCGGCAAATTAACAGAAAAACTCCAGTGCCTGGGAAGACCCGCAAAAAGTCAACATGTCAGCTGctttaa